A window of Clostridia bacterium contains these coding sequences:
- the rpsS gene encoding 30S ribosomal protein S19 — translation MGRSLKKGPFIDESLLKKVEQLNQENKKQVIRTWSRRSTIFPQMVGHTIAVHNGREHVPVYITEDMVGHKLGEFAPTRVFKGHGAHTERSTTLK, via the coding sequence ATGGGTAGGTCTTTAAAGAAAGGGCCTTTCATTGATGAAAGCCTTTTGAAAAAAGTAGAACAATTAAACCAAGAAAATAAAAAACAAGTGATCAGAACTTGGTCGCGGCGTTCGACAATTTTCCCGCAAATGGTGGGACACACTATTGCGGTTCATAACGGGCGTGAACATGTCCCCGTATATATTACCGAAGACATGGTAGGTCATAAATTGGGTGAGTTTGCCCCCACACGTGTTTTTAAAGGTCATGGGGCACATACCGAACGTTCTACCACGTTGAAATAA
- the rplV gene encoding 50S ribosomal protein L22, which produces MMEAKAVAKYVRISPRKARQVIDLIRGKDVAEAFAILQFTTHRGAEPIGKVLKSAVANAEHNYDLDTTDLWVKKAYVDEGPTMKRIRPRARGRAVLIRKRSSHITIILGEKEGDK; this is translated from the coding sequence ATTATGGAGGCTAAGGCTGTAGCTAAATATGTTCGCATTTCTCCCCGGAAAGCACGTCAGGTAATTGATTTGATTCGGGGAAAGGATGTGGCAGAAGCTTTTGCCATATTACAATTTACCACACATCGCGGTGCAGAGCCCATTGGTAAGGTTTTAAAATCCGCGGTAGCTAATGCGGAACATAATTATGATTTGGATACTACCGATTTGTGGGTTAAAAAAGCCTATGTGGATGAAGGGCCTACTATGAAAAGAATCAGACCACGGGCTAGGGGCAGAGCAGTTTTAATTAGAAAACGCAGTAGCCATATTACAATAATTTTAGGTGAGAAAGAAGGTGATAAATAG